Proteins from a genomic interval of bacterium:
- a CDS encoding zinc-ribbon domain-containing protein encodes MRCTRCNFDNDEDDGYCIMCGNRLKNTCPRCHWVNRDGSKYCGKCGYAISPARRTSRYQEPG; translated from the coding sequence ATGCGATGCACAAGATGTAATTTTGATAATGATGAAGACGATGGATATTGCATTATGTGTGGCAATAGATTAAAAAATACTTGCCCACGGTGTCATTGGGTTAACCGTGATGGGTCAAAGTATTGTGGTAAGTGTGGATACGCTATCTCGCCAGCACGCAGAACTTCAAGGTATCAGGAACCAGGATGA